The Coffea arabica cultivar ET-39 chromosome 1e, Coffea Arabica ET-39 HiFi, whole genome shotgun sequence genome has a window encoding:
- the LOC113703873 gene encoding alcohol dehydrogenase-like 7: MAQNQEVSNTVGKPIHCRAAVARKAGEPLVIEEIIVAPPKARELRVRVLCSALCFSDIHFWRLKEPHGYYPRIFGHETVGVVESVGEGIEDVKVGDTVIPSFLAYCGECPDCTSIKSNQCSKLRFELSPYIRDGTSRFSDTKGETIYHFGYTSGFSEYTVVDITHVTKVDPALPASRACLLGCGVSTGVGAAWKTADIEEGTTVAIFGLGVIGLAVAEGARLRGAKTIIGVDLNPDKVEIGKKFGITNFINPRELGGKLASEVILEMTDGLGADYCFECVGLPSLSQEAFTCCRKGWGKTIILGVDKPDSQFILNSLVNNHSGKTITGVQYGGLKPNLDIAILAKRYLDKELQLDLFVTHEIKLEDINKAFKLLIEGKCLRTVIWFDQERARADGVTFNEI, translated from the exons ATGGCACAGAACCAAGAAGTAAGCAACACTGTTGGGAAGCCCATCCATTGCAGAG CTGCCGTTGCCAGGAAAGCAGGGGAGCCATTAGTGATAGAGGAAATCATAGTTGCCCCTCCAAAAGCCCGTGAGCTTCGCGTTCGAGTCTTATGCTCCGCCCTCTGTTTCAGTGACATCCATTTCTGGAGGCTCAAA GAACCTCATGGGTATTATCCAAGAATTTTTGGTCATGAAACTGTTGG GGTTGTGGAGAGTGTTGGAGAGGGAATCGAGGATGTAAAGGTGGGAGACACTGTCATTCCATCATTCTTGGCTTACTGCGGAGAATGTCCTGATTGCACATCCATCAAAAGCAACCAATGCTCCAAATTGAGATTCGAATTGTCTCCTTATATTAGAGATGGGACTAGCAGGTTTTCTGATACCAAAGGAGAGACAATTTACCACTTTGGCTACACATCAGGTTTCAGTGAGTACACTGTGGTGGACATCACTCACGTTACAAAAGTCGATCCTGCACTTCCAGCCAGTAGAGCATGCCTGCTTGGCTGTGGAGTATCAACTG GTGTAGGTGCTGCATGGAAAACAGCCGATATTGAAGAGGGTACAACTGTAGCTATTTTTGGATTGGGAGTAATTGGATTAGCG GTTGCTGAAGGAGCAAGACTTCGTGGAGCTAAGACAATTATCGGTGTGGATCTGAACCCCGACAAAGTTGAAATAG GTAAAAAGTTTGGCATCACCAATTTTATCAACCCAAGGGAACTTGGCGGCAAACTTGCGAGCGAG GTGATTCTTGAGATGACTGATGGCCTTGGTGCTGATTACTGCTTTGAATGCGTGGGCTTGCCATCCCTATCACAAGAAGCATTTACTTGCTGCAGAAAG GGATGGGGAAAGACCATCATATTAGGAGTGGACAAGCCAGACTCGCAGTTTATCCTCAACTCCCTAGTGAATAATCATAGCGGGAAGACCATCACAGGCGTCCAATATGGTGGTCTCAAGCCTAATCTTGATATTGCCATTCTTGCAAAACGTTACTTGGATAAG GAGCTTCAGTTGGACTTGTTTGTCACGCATGAGATCAAACTTGAAGACATCAACAAGGCTTTCAAGTTGCTCATTGAGGGCAAGTGCCTCCGGACTGTCATTTGGTTCGATCAGGAGAGGGCAAGAGCCGATGGTGTGACATTTAATGAAATATAA